In Tenacibaculum sp. MAR_2010_89, the sequence TAACAAAGAAGAAATTACCACCATCAATATTTCAGACATTTCTGGCAGAATCGTTTTCAAAGGAAAAAGCAATAACAGTATTAATTTAAACTACCTCCCTACAGGAGTTTACATTTTACGATTAACAACAATAACTGGTGTGTTAACTAAAAAGTTTTTGAAAAACTAAGATTAAACTTAAAAACAAAAAAGCTGTGATTTTAAAATCACAGCTTTTTTTTATAAAAACTATATTGTTTAGTTTAACATCTTCCAAAGAGTATCTTTCAACTCCATTAAACCAGTTTGAGCTACAGATGAAATAAACAATGTATCAACCCCATCTGGTAATTCCTGTTTAATTTCTTCTTTTAATTCATCATCTAGCATATCACATTTCGAAATAGCCAATAATCGTTGCTTATCTAATAACTCAGGGTTATGCTTACGAAGTTCATTTAATAAAATTTCATATTCCTTCTTAATATCATCACTATCAGCAGCTATTAAGAATAATAAAGTAGAATTACGTTCAATATGTCTTAAGAAATAATGCCCTAACCCTTTACCTTCTGACGCTCCCTCAATAATACCAGGAATATCAGCCATCACAAAACTTTGATGATTTCTATATTCTACAATTCCTAAATTAGGTTTTAAAGTTGTAAAAGCATAATCAGCAATTTTAGGTTTAGCTGCAGTTATTACTGAAAGTAAGGTAGATTTTCCTGCATTAGGAAATCCGACTAATCCTACATCTGCTAAAATTTTAAGTTCCATTCGAAACCAACCTTCGACACCATCAATTCCAGGTTGAGCATAACGAGGTGCTTGATTTGTTGACGATTTAAAGTGCCAATTTCCTCTTCCTCCTTTACCTCCTTCTAATAAAATAATATCTTCGTCATGTTCAGTGACTTCAAAAAGTATTTCATCAGTATCAGCATCTCTAAAAACTGTACCTAAAGGAACAGGTATTACTATATCTGCTCCATCAGCACCAGTACTTCTACTACTACTTCCATGACCACCATGTTCAGCTTTAAAATGACGCTTAAACTTTAAGTGAAAAAGTGTCCACATAGTTTTATCTCCACGCACAATTACGTGACCACCTCTTCCTCCATCTCCTCCATCAGGACCACCTTTTGTTATGTACTTTTCACGGTGTAAATGAACAGAACCTTTACCACCTTTACCTGAAGATGCATAAACTTTTATATAATCGACAAAATTTCCTTCGGTCATTTTTTTTGTTTATTTATTTAGCTAAATTAATAGTTAAATATATTTTTATAATGTATCAAAAACATCAGATAAACGCTCTGTGATTTCTTCAATAGAACCCACACCATTTACCCCATAATATGTACCTTTATCTTCATAAAAGTCTTTTAATACAGCTGTTTTTGTATTGTATTCATTAAAACGATTTCTGATTTTACTTTCATCAGTATCATCAGATCTTCCACTAGTTTTACCTCTCTCTAAGATACGCTCAACTAATAAATCTTCAGAAACCTCTAAAGCAACCATTCCATTAATTCGTTCTCCTTTCTCTGCTAAAAACTCATCTAATACTTCAGCTTGAGATTGTGTTCTTGGAAATCCATCAAAAATGAACCCATTTACATCTGAGTTTTTTTCAACTTCAGCTTTAAGCATACTAATAGTTACTTCATCTGGAACTAAATTTCCAGCATCCATATATGTTTTTGCTAAAATCCCTAACTCAGTTCCATTTTTGATATTATAACGGAAAACATCTCCTGTTGAAATATGTACTAAGTTATATTTATCTTTTAAAACTGTAGCTTGTGTTCCTTTTCCTGCACCTGGAGGGCCAAATAATACGATGTTTTTCATTTTAGGTTTTGTTGTTAACTGATAAACAGCAGGTAAATTTCTTCCGTAACCATTATAATCAAGTCCATAACCAACTATAAAAGCATCATCAATACTTTTTCCTATATAGTCAATTGGTAACTCTTTTTTATATACATCTGGCTTAAAGAAAAGCGTTGCTATTTTTAATTCTTTTAAGTTTTTGGTTTTGAATATTTCGTAAATCTCTTGTAATGTCGTTCCTGTATCAATTACATCTTCCAATATCACAACGGTACGGTCAGATAAATCTTCATTTACTCCAATTAATTTCTTTACTTTTTCTGAAGAATTTGTTCCTTCATAAGAAGCTAACTTAACAAAAGAAATTTCGCAATCTCCATTAAATTCTCTTACAAAATCAGCAGCAAAAACAAAACAACCATTTAAAATACCAATAAAAAGAGGTACTTCATCTTTAGGTAAATCTTTTTTTACTTGTAACGCTAATTGCTTTACAATAGTAGCTATATCGTTTTTAGAAACGAATTCTTTAAAATATAAATCGTGGAGTTTTGTTATTTTCATCAGATTGCAAAGATAGTTGCTTGATAGTAAATGAAAAAACCGTTTTGAACATTATTCAAAACGGTTTTATTTTTGTTTCTTATTTTTTTATTTCTTCTCTCTTTTTTTGGCAACATCAAACATAATTGGAGTTGCAACGAATAAAGATGAATAAGTACCTACAATTACACCTATAATTAATGCAAACATAAATCCTTTAATACTATCACCTCCAAAGAAGAATATCGCTAACATTACTAACAATGTTGTTAATGATGTATTTATAGTTCTTCCTAACGTACTACTTAATGCTTTATCAACTAAACCAGCAGTAAAAGAAGTACTGTTATTAGCATATTCTCTAATTCTATCAAAAATTACCACGGTATCATTCAGTGAATATCCTACTACTGTAAGTATTGCCGCTATAAATGATTGTCCAATTTCCATATCAAAAGGCATAACTTTATATAAAATTGAGAACACACCTAATACAACTAAAACATCATGGAATACGGCTACTACTGCTCCAATAGAAAAGGCAACCTTTCTAAAACGCAATAAGATATATAAGAACACTACAATTAACGAACCTATTACAGCCCATAATGCAGCTTGCTTAATATCATCTGCAATTGTTGGTTCAACTTTCATATAACTCATTATACCACTACCAGCTTTTTCAAAACCAGGCTTAAAGTTCTCGTAAGTAGTATCACCTAAATAAGGCTTTAACCCTTTATATAATTCACTTTGAACTTGCTCATCAACTTGTCTTCCTTCTTCATCAATTTTATAAACTGTAGTTATTTTTAATTGATTTTCAGAACCATACGTTTTTGCTTCAGGAGCAGTACCAAAAGCATTCTTTAAAGTAGCAGCTACTTCATTTGCTTTTACTGGCTTATCAAAACGAACAATATAAGAACGTCCTCCTTTAAAATCAACTCCTTGTTTTAATCCTATAGTTAAAATAGAAACTAAACCAAAAGCAATGATAGCTCCAGAAATAACATAAGCTAACTTACGTTTCTTCAAAAATTCAATATTGATATTCTTAAACCAATTTTTAGAAATATTAGTATTGAATGTTAAATTAGTTCCTTTAGTTACAGCTCCATCAACTAATAATCGTGTAATGAAAATAGCTGTAAATAATGATGTTGCTATACCAATCATTAATGTTAATGCAAATCCTTTAATTGGACCTGTACCAAAAGCATATAAAATTACACCAGTTAATAACGTTGTAATGTTTGCATCAATAATTGCAGATAAAGCTCCTTTAATACTAAACCCTTCATCTACTGCGGTAGCTAAGCTCTTACCTCCTGTTAACCCTTCTTTAATTCTTTCAAAAATAATTACGTTGGCATCAACCGACATACCTATTGTTAAAATAATACCTGCTATTCCAGGTAATGTTAATACAGAATTAAATGATGCTAATACACCAAAAATAAATAAGATATTTACTAATAATGCAATGTTTGCATATAATCCAGCTTTACCATAATATAAAACCATCCATCCTAAAACTAATAAAATAGCTAAGGCAAATGACCATATACTTGCGTTAATAGATTCTTTACCTAATGATGGACCTACAACTTCTGATTGAATAATACGTGCAGGTGCAGGTAACTTACCAGCTTTTAAAACTGTTGCTATATCTTGTGCTTCAGAAACTGTCATTTGACCTCCTGAAATTTGAGTACTTCCTCCTGATATTACTGCATTTACTGAAGGTGCAGTATATACATAATCATCTAAAACAACAGCAACAAATTTACCAACATTATCACTAGTCATTTTAGCCCATTTCTTAGTACCAATTCCATTCATGGTCATTGACACTACAGGCTTACTTAATTGATCATAATCTTGTTTTGCATCAGCAATTACATCTCCTTCAATAGGAGCTTTATCATTTCTATTAGATTTTATAGCATATAATGCAATAATAGCAGCAACTTCCTCATCTTCTGGAGCATCAGCTGCTTTTGCAGGTGTAATTGACTGATAATTCCATAAAAACTTTGCATTTCTTAAGTTATTTGGTAATAAAGCTCTAATCTCCTTATTGTTAAGCAATTCATTTACTTTAGCAGTATCTTGCACTCTAGCATACCCTACTGTAGAACTAACTTGCGATTGATTTGGACTTAAAAAGTTAAATAACATTTTTTGAGCTTCAACATTTGTTGAGTCTTTTGATTCTCCTAATAAATCATCAATATCATCACCTTTCTTTGCAGTATCTTTTACTTGCTCAGTAGCGCTAGCTGTCTTGTCTTTTAATAACTCGATAGATTTAGCGTTAGCTTGCACAAAATATGGAATTACATCAGCATTAGTATATACTTCCCAAAACTGTAATTCAGCTGTACTTTGTAATAATTTTTGTACACGCTCAATATCTTTAGCTCCTGGCAATTCTACTTGAATTCTTCCAGAAGTTCCAATTCGTTGAATACTTGGTTGAACTACACCAAATTTATCAATACGGCTACGTAATACTTCGAAAGCTGTATTTATAGACGTGTTAATTTCCTGTTGTAAAGTCGATTTTACTTGTTCATTGGTTTTATTAAAGTCTATTTTATCACGTAGTGCTTTAGTTCCAAAAATTGATGGATCACTTAATTTAACACTTCCGTTACTTAAAGCCTCAAATTGACTATAAAATAAATCTATATAATCGTCTTGGCTATCTTTCTGTGCTTCATCAGCTTTTGCTAAAGCTTCATTGAATACAGAGTTTTTAGAGTCATTTGATAACCCTATTAAAATATCTTTAACAGATACTTGTAAAATTGCATTAATACCACCTTTTAAATCTAAACCAAGGTTCATTTCTTTATCCCTGATATCATTATAGGTGTATTTAGCAACTCCTAAATTAACTACTTCTTTATTTGCTACACTATCAATGTATTTCTTTTCTAGCTTAGCTAACTCTCTACCACTACCACCGTTAACATTTTTCTCAGCGTATTCTTTTGCACTGCTTTCTACCTTGTTGGCAAAAAATGTAAATGATAATTGGTATAAACTTACTAATCCAAAAAGAATAGCAAATAATTTAATAAGACCTTTGTTTTGCATATTCTTATAATTTAAATCGACTTTTTTTAAAACGTGCAAATATAGTATTTCAAAAAAGATTTGACAATTCTTTTGTCATATTTATGTTTCTAGCTACTAATTAACAAATACTTGATAATAGAATACTTCTTTTTTGGTATTTATATTATGTATATTTACAAGCTTTTCAAGCACATCAAACAACTTTAAATAATTTAATTCGATACAATGGCACATACTACTGACATTGAAACTCCTAAAACAGCACACTTAACTGATATTGAGATTGCTCAAGGAAAAAAATTGCAGCATATTAAGCATATTGCTCAAAAACTTAAGATAGAAGAAGACAACTTAGAAATGTACGGTAAGTATAAAGCTAAACTTCCTTTAGATTTAATTGATGAAGAAAAAATAAAACAAAACAATTTAGTTTTAGTTACAGCCTTAACACCTACTCCTGCTGGTGAAGGAAAAACAACTGTTTCTATTGGTTTAACTGAAGGATTAAATAAAGTAGGAAAGCAAGCTACTGTAGTTTTACGTGAACCTTCTTTAGGTCCTGTTTTTGGTATAAAAGGAGGAGCTGCCGGAGGTGGTTACTCACAAGTAGTACCAATGGAAGATATTAACCTACATTTTACAGGAGACTTTAATGCTATTGAAAAAGCAAATAATTTACTATCTGCATTAATTGACAATAACCTTCAAAGTAAAGTCAACAATTTAAACATTGATCCAAGAACAATTCTTTGGAAACGTGTTATAGATATGAATGATCGTGCTCTTCGTCAAATTACTATTGGTTTAGGAGGTACTGGAAATGGAATTCCTCGTGAAGATGGCTTTAATATTACTCCTGCTTCTGAAGTTATGGCTATTTTATGTATGGCTAGTGACTTCAATGACTTAAAAGAACGTTTAGGGAATATTTTTATAGGCTTTACTTTTGATAAAAAACCAGTTTTTGCTAAGGATTTAAAAGCAGAAAACGCTATGGCTATTTTACTTAAAGATGCCATAAAACCTAACCTTGTTCAGACATTAGAAGAAAACCCTGCAATTATACATGGTGGTCCTTTTGCAAATATTGCGCAAGGAACCAACAGTGTAATTGCTACTAAAATGGGATTATCTTTATCAAATTATGTAGTAACTGAAGCTGGTTTTGGCGCTGACTTAGGAGCTGAAAAATTCTTAAATATAAAATCTGCTCACGCTAAACTTAATCCTAAATGTGTTGTATTAGTAGCTACAGTTAGAGCTTTGCGTCATCATGGAGGTTCTCCAAAAGAAGAATACAATACTCCAAATTTAGAACGTGTTCAAAACGGATTTAAAAACCTTGAAAAACATATTGAAAACATTCGTAAATATAATATTGAACCTGTTGTTGCTATAAACTCTTTTATTTCAGACTCTATTGATGAAGTAGTTTTTGTTATTGGTGCATGTAAAAAACTAGGTGTTGAA encodes:
- the obgE gene encoding GTPase ObgE, coding for MTEGNFVDYIKVYASSGKGGKGSVHLHREKYITKGGPDGGDGGRGGHVIVRGDKTMWTLFHLKFKRHFKAEHGGHGSSSRSTGADGADIVIPVPLGTVFRDADTDEILFEVTEHDEDIILLEGGKGGRGNWHFKSSTNQAPRYAQPGIDGVEGWFRMELKILADVGLVGFPNAGKSTLLSVITAAKPKIADYAFTTLKPNLGIVEYRNHQSFVMADIPGIIEGASEGKGLGHYFLRHIERNSTLLFLIAADSDDIKKEYEILLNELRKHNPELLDKQRLLAISKCDMLDDELKEEIKQELPDGVDTLFISSVAQTGLMELKDTLWKMLN
- a CDS encoding adenylate kinase yields the protein MKITKLHDLYFKEFVSKNDIATIVKQLALQVKKDLPKDEVPLFIGILNGCFVFAADFVREFNGDCEISFVKLASYEGTNSSEKVKKLIGVNEDLSDRTVVILEDVIDTGTTLQEIYEIFKTKNLKELKIATLFFKPDVYKKELPIDYIGKSIDDAFIVGYGLDYNGYGRNLPAVYQLTTKPKMKNIVLFGPPGAGKGTQATVLKDKYNLVHISTGDVFRYNIKNGTELGILAKTYMDAGNLVPDEVTISMLKAEVEKNSDVNGFIFDGFPRTQSQAEVLDEFLAEKGERINGMVALEVSEDLLVERILERGKTSGRSDDTDESKIRNRFNEYNTKTAVLKDFYEDKGTYYGVNGVGSIEEITERLSDVFDTL
- the secDF gene encoding protein translocase subunit SecDF; the encoded protein is MQNKGLIKLFAILFGLVSLYQLSFTFFANKVESSAKEYAEKNVNGGSGRELAKLEKKYIDSVANKEVVNLGVAKYTYNDIRDKEMNLGLDLKGGINAILQVSVKDILIGLSNDSKNSVFNEALAKADEAQKDSQDDYIDLFYSQFEALSNGSVKLSDPSIFGTKALRDKIDFNKTNEQVKSTLQQEINTSINTAFEVLRSRIDKFGVVQPSIQRIGTSGRIQVELPGAKDIERVQKLLQSTAELQFWEVYTNADVIPYFVQANAKSIELLKDKTASATEQVKDTAKKGDDIDDLLGESKDSTNVEAQKMLFNFLSPNQSQVSSTVGYARVQDTAKVNELLNNKEIRALLPNNLRNAKFLWNYQSITPAKAADAPEDEEVAAIIALYAIKSNRNDKAPIEGDVIADAKQDYDQLSKPVVSMTMNGIGTKKWAKMTSDNVGKFVAVVLDDYVYTAPSVNAVISGGSTQISGGQMTVSEAQDIATVLKAGKLPAPARIIQSEVVGPSLGKESINASIWSFALAILLVLGWMVLYYGKAGLYANIALLVNILFIFGVLASFNSVLTLPGIAGIILTIGMSVDANVIIFERIKEGLTGGKSLATAVDEGFSIKGALSAIIDANITTLLTGVILYAFGTGPIKGFALTLMIGIATSLFTAIFITRLLVDGAVTKGTNLTFNTNISKNWFKNINIEFLKKRKLAYVISGAIIAFGLVSILTIGLKQGVDFKGGRSYIVRFDKPVKANEVAATLKNAFGTAPEAKTYGSENQLKITTVYKIDEEGRQVDEQVQSELYKGLKPYLGDTTYENFKPGFEKAGSGIMSYMKVEPTIADDIKQAALWAVIGSLIVVFLYILLRFRKVAFSIGAVVAVFHDVLVVLGVFSILYKVMPFDMEIGQSFIAAILTVVGYSLNDTVVIFDRIREYANNSTSFTAGLVDKALSSTLGRTINTSLTTLLVMLAIFFFGGDSIKGFMFALIIGVIVGTYSSLFVATPIMFDVAKKREKK
- a CDS encoding formate--tetrahydrofolate ligase, which gives rise to MAHTTDIETPKTAHLTDIEIAQGKKLQHIKHIAQKLKIEEDNLEMYGKYKAKLPLDLIDEEKIKQNNLVLVTALTPTPAGEGKTTVSIGLTEGLNKVGKQATVVLREPSLGPVFGIKGGAAGGGYSQVVPMEDINLHFTGDFNAIEKANNLLSALIDNNLQSKVNNLNIDPRTILWKRVIDMNDRALRQITIGLGGTGNGIPREDGFNITPASEVMAILCMASDFNDLKERLGNIFIGFTFDKKPVFAKDLKAENAMAILLKDAIKPNLVQTLEENPAIIHGGPFANIAQGTNSVIATKMGLSLSNYVVTEAGFGADLGAEKFLNIKSAHAKLNPKCVVLVATVRALRHHGGSPKEEYNTPNLERVQNGFKNLEKHIENIRKYNIEPVVAINSFISDSIDEVVFVIGACKKLGVEAVVSEGWANGGDGTKKLANAVINVVENKATQYKPLYDWKSPVKEKIETIAKEIYGAVGVTYDKKAQLNLRRIDRLGFNDFAICMAKTQKSFSDNDKLIGRPEGFTVTVREIEIAAGAQFIIPILGKMMRMPGLPATPASEGMSIDNNGKISGLS